A DNA window from Desulfatiglans sp. contains the following coding sequences:
- a CDS encoding HDOD domain-containing protein, translated as MNNAFLLKRTPVPSGNFLISNKKKEVLDAYLGTCVGVTLVDEKRDIGGLMHILLPEPSGMSGIGRVENYARTGLPVFISALRDKIGERGSFKATIAGGALVGPVSELDLSLDIGGRTAEIVERILKSERIPVVKSETGGHFCCCLSLNLSNWESTIKPISVPEDEKRESIDFPTMAQLESAIAKIKPIPQIALKLMRMVQDDSYSMGDMGTEIRKDQVISAKIIRLCNSAYFRQNTNVDSIERALVVLGEKRLLQLIISASMEGFFSSSTGGYSLCKGGLFKHAVGTALISEKLASLNRKISTDIAYTAALLHDIGKIALDQFMDRAYPLFYRRTQERDEALVSVENELFGMDHTTAGGKLAELWGLPERLVDVIKYHHHPEKSEHDPDLSYLVYLADLLMSRFIVGQELERISTDSFHNCLERVGIEPDQLSKTIEDLSEIITNLSV; from the coding sequence ATGAATAATGCTTTTCTTCTGAAAAGGACCCCGGTTCCATCCGGGAATTTTTTAATAAGCAATAAAAAGAAAGAGGTGCTGGATGCATACCTCGGCACATGCGTAGGCGTCACTCTGGTTGATGAGAAGAGGGATATAGGCGGCCTTATGCACATTTTATTGCCTGAACCGAGCGGAATGAGTGGTATAGGCAGGGTTGAGAACTACGCCAGGACCGGGTTGCCTGTTTTTATAAGTGCCCTTCGTGACAAAATCGGCGAAAGGGGCAGTTTCAAGGCAACAATCGCTGGTGGAGCATTGGTAGGCCCTGTTTCCGAACTAGACCTGAGCCTTGATATAGGCGGAAGGACAGCCGAGATAGTTGAAAGAATATTGAAGTCAGAGAGGATACCTGTTGTTAAGAGTGAAACAGGCGGCCATTTCTGTTGCTGCCTTAGCCTCAATCTTTCAAACTGGGAGAGTACCATTAAACCCATCAGTGTACCCGAAGATGAAAAGAGAGAGTCAATAGATTTCCCGACCATGGCCCAGCTGGAATCGGCAATAGCAAAGATAAAACCCATACCCCAGATTGCCCTTAAATTAATGAGGATGGTTCAGGATGACAGCTACAGCATGGGTGATATGGGCACGGAGATCAGAAAAGATCAGGTGATAAGCGCCAAAATAATCAGGCTCTGCAATTCTGCATACTTCCGGCAGAACACCAATGTGGACAGCATAGAGCGGGCACTTGTTGTGCTGGGTGAAAAACGTCTTTTACAGCTTATTATCTCTGCATCAATGGAGGGTTTTTTCAGCAGCAGTACCGGGGGGTATTCACTGTGCAAGGGCGGTCTTTTCAAACATGCGGTGGGTACTGCCCTTATCAGTGAAAAGCTCGCCTCTCTTAACAGGAAGATATCCACTGATATCGCCTATACCGCAGCGCTCCTCCATGATATAGGCAAGATAGCCCTTGATCAATTTATGGACAGGGCCTATCCTCTGTTTTACCGGAGGACCCAGGAAAGGGATGAGGCACTTGTGAGTGTTGAAAATGAGCTTTTCGGTATGGATCATACAACTGCTGGCGGTAAACTTGCAGAGCTATGGGGTCTGCCTGAACGCCTTGTCGATGTGATAAAATACCACCACCACCCTGAAAAATCAGAGCATGACCCTGATCTCAGTTATCTGGTTTATCTTGCAGACCTTCTGATGTCCCGCTTTATTGTGGGCCAGGAGCTGGAAAGAATCAGCACAGATTCATTTCACAACTGCCTTGAAAGGGTAGGTATCGAGCCGGATCAGCTTTCAAAGACCATTGAGGATCTTTCTGAGATAATTACCAATCTTTCAGTGTAA
- a CDS encoding site-2 protease family protein: MIDAIIRIAVLLFAVTIHGYSHGKASLSLGDPTAKNAGRLTLNPIRHIDPVGAVCMYLFGVGWAKPVPVNISYFTNRRKDTILMAISGPVSNLAAAFVSGLLIRVYDIPIDIYRLILVNMVLLNIGLGLFNLIPIPPLGGSHVLENILPDRVASGYQKIRRYAPMVFLGILIADHFLKFNIFGRILYYPIIVTAELFAGPKFFNLLRMYRF; encoded by the coding sequence ATGATAGATGCAATAATAAGAATAGCTGTACTGCTTTTTGCCGTGACCATACATGGATATTCACATGGAAAGGCCTCACTTTCACTTGGTGATCCGACTGCAAAAAATGCAGGAAGACTTACACTCAACCCGATACGACACATAGACCCTGTTGGCGCTGTATGTATGTACCTCTTCGGTGTGGGCTGGGCAAAACCGGTTCCCGTAAACATTTCCTACTTTACCAACAGGCGTAAAGATACGATCCTTATGGCCATTAGCGGCCCAGTATCCAACCTGGCCGCTGCCTTTGTTTCAGGTCTCTTAATAAGGGTTTACGACATACCTATAGATATTTATCGCCTTATACTTGTGAACATGGTGCTTCTGAATATAGGCCTGGGCCTTTTTAATCTAATCCCTATACCACCACTTGGAGGTTCACATGTCCTTGAAAATATCCTTCCAGACAGGGTAGCATCAGGGTATCAAAAGATAAGGCGTTATGCGCCGATGGTTTTTCTGGGTATACTTATAGCTGATCATTTTCTGAAATTTAATATATTCGGAAGAATACTTTACTACCCGATAATAGTCACTGCTGAGCTTTTTGCCGGGCCAAAATTTTTTAACCTTCTTAGAATGTACAGGTTCTAA
- the amrB gene encoding AmmeMemoRadiSam system protein B, producing MGVRAADLAGSWYPATESECLKVFEKFEKASISSRGIEWTGGIVPHAGWVFSGQVAYDVIKHLKGTTDSPDTIIIFGRHLHPGSGNYIMNEGSWDTPLGELDIASDIADKIITEFRFSVETWSIYATDNTVEVQLPFIRYLFPGARILPVGVPPAPQSIRIGERIAEIALELGHKIKVLGSTDLTHYGPNYDNTAMGTGQRALDWVKNHNDRKMVDLMLKMEPQAVIEESLRDMNACCGGAVSAAIASVKKLGAVESREVIYTTSYDVMPGSSFVGYAGVVFR from the coding sequence ATGGGTGTAAGAGCTGCTGATCTTGCAGGTAGCTGGTATCCTGCAACAGAGTCCGAATGCCTGAAGGTATTTGAAAAATTTGAAAAGGCATCTATATCATCCCGCGGTATTGAATGGACCGGGGGTATTGTGCCTCATGCAGGCTGGGTATTTTCCGGGCAGGTCGCCTATGATGTTATAAAGCATCTGAAAGGTACTACTGATTCTCCTGATACCATTATCATATTCGGGAGACATCTTCATCCGGGGAGCGGTAACTATATTATGAATGAGGGTTCATGGGATACACCTCTGGGCGAACTTGATATAGCCTCTGATATTGCAGATAAAATAATTACCGAGTTCAGATTCAGTGTGGAGACATGGTCCATATATGCCACTGACAACACTGTTGAGGTACAGTTACCTTTCATCAGGTATCTTTTCCCGGGTGCAAGAATACTCCCGGTAGGCGTGCCCCCTGCACCGCAGTCAATAAGGATAGGAGAGCGGATAGCCGAAATAGCTCTTGAACTGGGCCACAAGATAAAGGTGCTGGGCTCCACAGACCTTACCCATTATGGTCCGAATTACGATAACACGGCTATGGGCACAGGCCAGAGGGCCCTTGACTGGGTGAAAAACCATAATGACAGGAAGATGGTGGATCTTATGCTTAAGATGGAACCTCAGGCTGTGATAGAGGAATCGCTCAGGGATATGAATGCCTGCTGCGGAGGGGCTGTTTCAGCGGCAATTGCCTCGGTTAAAAAACTCGGTGCAGTTGAGAGCAGAGAGGTCATCTATACAACAAGCTATGATGTTATGCCCGGCAGCAGTTTTGTAGGTTATGCCGGGGTTGTCTTCAGGTAA
- a CDS encoding sensor histidine kinase, which translates to MNKNRIKTELLVHDLKNPIAVIEASADMLIRNAERENPLTERQIKALTRVIRNSRIAMSLVNDILEVGRSNEGILNKGTYRCFEYIVFPFVEIFDLIDPEIAERISRAGGYKAFIEILASQGVRLEMDASLWEKEIFLDVRKVRQIIRNLLSNAFKYRKKEVVVEISLDDNNLFISIADDGKGIEKEFHKKVFERYFQLGDEREHCVRGHGLGLAGALVLVEDMGGRMTLESEMNRGAKFSVSLPLGR; encoded by the coding sequence ATGAATAAAAATAGAATAAAGACAGAGCTTTTGGTCCATGACCTGAAAAACCCTATTGCGGTTATTGAGGCCAGTGCAGACATGCTTATCCGTAATGCGGAGAGGGAAAACCCACTTACGGAAAGGCAGATAAAGGCGCTGACCAGGGTAATAAGAAATTCAAGGATAGCCATGTCCCTTGTAAATGATATCCTTGAGGTCGGGAGATCAAATGAAGGCATTTTAAATAAAGGCACATACCGGTGTTTTGAATACATTGTATTTCCATTTGTCGAGATATTTGATCTGATTGACCCTGAGATTGCTGAAAGGATAAGCAGGGCAGGGGGTTATAAGGCTTTTATAGAGATACTTGCCTCACAGGGTGTCAGGCTTGAGATGGATGCATCCCTGTGGGAAAAAGAGATATTTTTAGATGTAAGAAAGGTAAGACAGATCATAAGAAACCTGCTGAGCAATGCATTCAAATACAGAAAAAAAGAGGTTGTTGTTGAAATATCCCTTGATGATAATAACCTTTTTATCTCTATCGCTGATGATGGCAAAGGGATAGAAAAAGAATTCCACAAAAAGGTATTTGAGAGATATTTTCAATTGGGCGATGAAAGGGAACACTGCGTAAGGGGGCATGGCCTGGGGCTTGCCGGTGCGCTTGTCCTTGTTGAGGATATGGGCGGAAGAATGACCCTTGAAAGTGAAATGAACAGGGGCGCTAAATTTTCTGTCAGCCTGCCATTAGGGAGATAA
- a CDS encoding NAD-dependent deacylase, with amino-acid sequence MSEILTQNIKKAAEVIAVSSPVIALTGAGISVESGIPDFRGKNGLWSKYDPARYATIEAFLSDPAEVWNMLREMDALVLKARPNPAHTALGILEDKGYLQHIITQNIDNLHQAGGASNVIEYHGNCSTLSCLSCNRRYSMEEKRHEYLPACECGKILKPDIVFFGEGIPEEVLDLSFDIARKARVLLIIGTSAQVSPANTIPVVASKNNATIIEINKENTWLTEQLTDIFLMGSACDIVSGLVDEIVKAGG; translated from the coding sequence ATGTCTGAAATACTCACTCAAAATATCAAAAAGGCGGCAGAAGTTATAGCTGTCTCTTCACCTGTTATTGCCCTTACCGGGGCAGGCATATCTGTTGAGTCCGGGATACCTGATTTCAGGGGTAAAAACGGGCTCTGGTCAAAATATGACCCTGCTAGGTACGCAACCATAGAAGCATTTTTATCTGACCCTGCCGAGGTCTGGAACATGCTCAGGGAGATGGATGCCCTGGTGTTAAAGGCAAGGCCCAACCCTGCCCACACAGCTCTTGGCATCCTTGAGGACAAGGGTTATCTTCAGCATATAATCACCCAGAATATCGATAACCTGCATCAGGCTGGCGGCGCATCAAATGTGATTGAATACCACGGTAACTGCAGCACCCTCTCATGCCTTTCCTGTAACAGGAGGTATAGCATGGAGGAAAAGAGGCATGAATATCTGCCGGCATGTGAGTGCGGCAAAATCCTGAAGCCCGATATCGTATTCTTTGGCGAAGGCATACCTGAAGAGGTGCTCGATCTCTCGTTTGATATTGCCAGAAAGGCGCGGGTGCTCTTGATCATAGGCACCTCGGCACAGGTCTCCCCTGCCAATACCATCCCTGTAGTTGCATCAAAAAACAATGCTACGATTATCGAGATCAATAAAGAAAATACATGGCTGACAGAACAGTTGACAGACATCTTCCTCATGGGTAGCGCTTGTGATATTGTATCAGGGCTTGTTGATGAAATTGTCAAAGCAGGTGGATAA
- the murA gene encoding UDP-N-acetylglucosamine 1-carboxyvinyltransferase, with product MQKIMIEGGHPLKGKVKISGAKNAALPVISSCLLTGGWHKIHNVPDLRDIQTIKKIMEGMGVTFREEGDALLINSENLDKYEAPYDLVRTMRASILLLGPLVARFGRARISLPGGCAIGARPVNLHLKALSSMGVDMFLENGYINARTDAIKGAEIFFDIPTVTGTENIMMAAVKAKGETIINNAAKEPEISDLANILRKMGADIEGEGTDTIIIRGKDELSPAEHEVIPDRIEAGTFMIAATMAKGDIEITNYRREDLYSVIEKVRAVGAIVDMNENGLSVKGPDILESVDIKTMPFPGFPTDLQAQFMSMMSIAKGSSVITEAIFENRFIHVSELKRMGADITINGNQALVRGRKRLLSAPVMATDLRASASLVLAGLVAEDGLTEISRIYHLDRGYEKMEEKFRLLGANIWREVN from the coding sequence ATGCAGAAGATAATGATAGAGGGGGGCCACCCCTTAAAGGGTAAGGTTAAGATAAGCGGGGCCAAAAACGCGGCATTACCTGTTATATCCTCATGCCTGCTAACTGGAGGGTGGCATAAAATACATAATGTCCCGGATTTAAGGGATATCCAGACAATAAAAAAAATAATGGAGGGGATGGGGGTAACATTCCGGGAAGAGGGGGATGCCTTACTTATCAACAGTGAAAATTTAGACAAATATGAGGCTCCATATGATCTGGTCAGGACAATGAGGGCCTCTATTCTGCTGCTTGGACCACTGGTTGCAAGGTTCGGAAGGGCAAGGATTTCCCTCCCAGGCGGGTGTGCAATTGGTGCAAGACCCGTTAACCTGCATCTTAAGGCCCTTTCATCTATGGGTGTGGATATGTTTCTTGAAAACGGGTATATCAACGCCAGAACAGATGCCATAAAAGGTGCCGAGATATTTTTTGATATACCTACTGTAACCGGAACCGAAAACATTATGATGGCTGCGGTAAAGGCCAAGGGAGAAACCATCATCAATAATGCCGCAAAGGAGCCTGAGATATCAGACCTTGCTAATATTTTAAGAAAAATGGGGGCAGACATAGAGGGGGAAGGGACAGATACTATCATTATAAGAGGGAAAGATGAATTGTCTCCTGCTGAACATGAAGTAATCCCTGACCGTATTGAGGCTGGCACCTTTATGATCGCCGCTACAATGGCGAAGGGAGACATAGAGATTACTAATTACAGACGTGAAGACCTTTATTCGGTAATAGAGAAGGTACGCGCTGTTGGGGCTATTGTTGATATGAATGAAAATGGACTATCGGTAAAAGGCCCGGATATATTAGAGAGTGTTGATATCAAGACAATGCCTTTTCCGGGTTTTCCAACAGATCTCCAGGCCCAGTTTATGTCCATGATGTCTATTGCAAAGGGATCAAGTGTTATAACTGAGGCTATATTTGAAAACAGGTTTATCCATGTAAGTGAATTAAAGCGAATGGGGGCTGATATTACCATAAATGGAAATCAGGCACTGGTGAGGGGCAGGAAACGGTTGCTTTCTGCTCCGGTTATGGCAACAGACCTCCGGGCAAGCGCCTCCCTTGTACTTGCAGGACTTGTGGCTGAAGATGGTCTAACAGAGATAAGCAGGATATACCATCTTGACAGGGGTTATGAAAAAATGGAGGAAAAGTTCAGGCTGCTCGGCGCAAATATATGGAGAGAAGTAAACTGA
- a CDS encoding DNA internalization-related competence protein ComEC/Rec2 → MLDRPLVPTFICFTGGILTGCYIPFINDLLLIIFLLIILSLFLLFISPWKLKPSIIPICFLLAGLFLISYRDTSSELVRLAAGKKIILEGTVISPVKKNGQSERFELIVERLFLDENIISVNEKVQISVYNNPVAYTIGTRIRFPSQIKPFMNFKNPGAYDYELSMQIKGISCNASISDGRYIVPMGRGDPGFLMGILERIRQPFRDVLNSTLSEKNNALYRALLLGETEGIGDDLREYFNLTGLGHVLAVSGLHVGMIAWISFFICRQILSLSYRLTITHNIKKITAFATCFPVIAYTALSGFQVSGQRAMIMALTYLFSIIIERESDIWSTLLFAAFIILAIDPLAINSISFQLTFLAVVGIVWLTPLIQKVFPDISGKFINYPRLKSSYFYLTGIISVSIAANIFLLPVTVYYFNRISFVSIFANLLIIPLMGFVILPLGMFSLIILFVSADASRSILFIGAYGLDIMMCIIEYLAHLPWACFRMFIPSMFEILLFYCLLFCIVYFRKGKMIKFSMTAVLLLFLMDFSYWIYETGLNKNLRVFFLDVGQGNSALIQFPGKKRMLIDGGGFQGDTFDTGRSIIAPFLLRKKLLHIDYIVLSHPHPDHMKGLKFIASVFDPAEFWHNGKDSEDHDYQDLIDIIKTKNIKVLTPDDLAKTRHVSGVKIEVFYPFSGEKRSQNLHVSSHTINDQSIVVRISYAGRSVMFPGDIEMKSEAILVNKYGNKLKSDALLVPHHGSRSSSSKPFLETVSPKVCIISSRQGNRFGFPHAEVLERFRRAGVRILRIDQGGAVEVKIGEGIFNSGYSLD, encoded by the coding sequence ATGCTTGATCGACCTCTTGTACCAACATTTATATGTTTTACAGGGGGGATCCTGACGGGTTGCTATATTCCATTTATCAATGATCTTCTGTTAATTATTTTTTTATTGATTATACTTTCTCTTTTTCTGCTTTTCATAAGCCCCTGGAAACTTAAGCCCTCTATAATTCCAATATGTTTCCTTCTTGCAGGCCTGTTTCTCATATCATACAGGGATACCAGTTCAGAACTTGTCAGGCTGGCTGCAGGTAAAAAAATAATACTTGAAGGGACAGTCATCAGCCCTGTAAAAAAGAATGGCCAGTCAGAACGCTTTGAGCTTATAGTAGAAAGACTTTTTCTTGATGAAAATATAATCTCTGTCAATGAAAAAGTTCAGATTTCTGTTTATAATAACCCTGTGGCCTATACTATAGGTACTCGGATTCGATTCCCGTCACAAATCAAACCATTCATGAATTTCAAAAATCCCGGGGCATATGATTACGAGTTATCCATGCAGATCAAGGGGATTTCATGTAATGCATCTATATCTGACGGGAGATATATTGTCCCAATGGGAAGAGGTGATCCCGGTTTTTTAATGGGAATACTGGAGAGAATAAGGCAACCATTTCGAGACGTCCTGAACAGCACATTATCTGAAAAAAATAATGCATTATACCGCGCCCTTCTCCTCGGTGAAACAGAGGGTATAGGTGATGATTTAAGGGAATATTTTAACCTGACAGGACTTGGTCATGTGCTTGCTGTATCCGGATTACATGTCGGCATGATAGCATGGATATCCTTTTTTATCTGCAGGCAGATTCTCTCACTGTCATATAGACTTACCATAACGCATAACATTAAAAAGATCACTGCCTTTGCCACCTGCTTTCCGGTAATTGCCTACACAGCCCTGAGTGGTTTTCAGGTATCCGGGCAGAGGGCAATGATAATGGCCCTGACCTATCTGTTTTCCATTATTATCGAAAGGGAGAGTGATATCTGGTCAACCCTTCTTTTTGCAGCCTTTATTATACTTGCTATTGATCCTCTTGCAATAAATAGCATATCCTTTCAACTGACCTTTCTTGCAGTTGTGGGGATAGTATGGCTGACACCCTTGATTCAAAAAGTATTTCCGGATATTTCAGGAAAATTCATAAACTATCCACGCCTGAAGAGCTCCTATTTTTACCTTACAGGCATTATCTCTGTGAGTATTGCTGCCAATATTTTCCTGCTGCCGGTTACGGTTTATTATTTTAACAGGATATCCTTTGTATCGATTTTCGCAAACCTTCTTATTATACCTCTTATGGGGTTCGTCATTTTACCATTAGGCATGTTTTCCCTTATTATACTCTTTGTATCAGCAGATGCTTCTCGCTCAATCCTTTTTATAGGCGCATATGGTCTTGATATAATGATGTGCATAATAGAGTATCTTGCCCATCTCCCATGGGCCTGTTTTCGGATGTTTATCCCCAGTATGTTTGAGATTCTGCTCTTCTATTGCCTGCTGTTTTGTATTGTCTATTTCAGAAAAGGTAAGATGATAAAATTCAGTATGACTGCTGTCCTTCTGCTCTTTCTGATGGATTTTTCATACTGGATTTATGAAACAGGATTGAACAAAAATTTGAGAGTGTTTTTCCTGGATGTGGGCCAGGGGAATTCGGCTCTTATACAGTTTCCCGGTAAAAAAAGGATGCTTATTGATGGCGGTGGTTTTCAGGGAGATACCTTTGATACAGGCAGGAGTATTATAGCCCCATTTCTTTTAAGGAAAAAATTACTCCATATTGATTATATTGTGCTTTCTCATCCTCATCCTGACCATATGAAAGGGCTTAAATTTATAGCCTCTGTGTTTGATCCTGCTGAATTCTGGCATAACGGTAAGGATTCTGAGGATCATGATTATCAAGACCTGATTGATATAATAAAAACCAAAAATATCAAGGTGCTTACGCCCGATGACCTAGCTAAGACCAGGCATGTATCAGGGGTAAAGATAGAGGTGTTTTATCCTTTTTCAGGAGAAAAAAGGTCTCAAAATCTCCATGTCAGCAGTCACACCATAAATGACCAGTCCATTGTGGTAAGGATAAGTTATGCGGGTAGATCTGTTATGTTTCCAGGCGATATCGAAATGAAGTCTGAGGCTATTCTTGTAAATAAATATGGGAATAAGCTGAAAAGCGACGCCCTGCTGGTCCCGCACCATGGCAGTAGATCTTCCAGTTCAAAACCATTTCTTGAAACAGTAAGTCCGAAGGTGTGCATCATATCTTCAAGGCAGGGAAACAGGTTTGGTTTCCCCCATGCTGAAGTCCTGGAGAGATTTAGACGCGCAGGAGTCAGGATACTAAGGATAGATCAGGGTGGTGCTGTTGAGGTTAAAATCGGTGAAGGTATTTTTAATTCAGGATATAGTCTTGATTGA
- a CDS encoding response regulator, giving the protein MAGRVLIIEDDAKIRMLLKEYLEGNGFEVITLSDGNNALDSINSESPDIVILDIMLPGKNGLEVLKEIRQKNSIPIIMLTAKGEDADRIVGLELGADDYLPKPFNPRELLARMRAVMRRIFQEKEADTDPENLVMAGGIVLNRAKQTAKLEGEEIELSSTEYKILEVLMTNPNVILNRDQIMNYARGRDFMAFDRSIDVHISKLRSKLDKSPRSPRRIKTIWGSGYMFVDQK; this is encoded by the coding sequence ATGGCCGGCAGGGTATTGATTATCGAAGATGATGCAAAGATAAGGATGCTCTTAAAGGAATATCTTGAAGGAAATGGTTTTGAGGTTATTACACTCTCTGATGGCAATAATGCATTGGACTCTATTAATTCCGAATCGCCTGACATCGTGATCCTTGATATAATGTTGCCAGGGAAAAACGGTCTCGAAGTACTCAAGGAGATACGTCAGAAGAACAGCATCCCGATTATTATGCTTACAGCAAAGGGTGAAGACGCAGACCGAATAGTAGGTCTTGAGCTGGGGGCAGATGATTATCTGCCAAAACCTTTTAATCCCAGAGAACTGCTTGCACGCATGAGGGCAGTCATGCGGCGGATTTTTCAGGAGAAGGAGGCGGATACTGACCCTGAAAATCTGGTTATGGCAGGGGGCATTGTCTTGAACAGGGCCAAGCAGACCGCTAAGCTTGAGGGAGAAGAGATTGAACTATCTTCAACTGAATACAAGATTCTTGAGGTTTTGATGACCAACCCCAACGTGATATTGAACAGGGATCAGATTATGAATTATGCGAGGGGAAGAGATTTTATGGCCTTTGACAGGAGTATTGATGTCCATATCAGTAAGCTCAGGTCAAAACTTGATAAAAGCCCCCGGTCTCCCAGAAGAATAAAAACTATCTGGGGATCGGGATATATGTTTGTGGATCAAAAATGA